In the Kaistella sp. 97-N-M2 genome, one interval contains:
- a CDS encoding helix-turn-helix domain-containing protein, which produces MSILSENMRYLRAQQKYAQQKVADDLLITRGRYAKYEDGATEPPIELLIRISKYYRVSIDLLVGMDVRKYSLDKMMKLPDNRTILPIMVDEKGENQIEIIPEKAQMGYLQGYSDPEYIEKLQTISLPFLRNGKFRAFPASGDSMPPFKNGTFIVGKYVENVNDLKKGKTYIFITQNEGVVYKRFEKKTPRNITVSSDNPLYKPYDIKLSELVEIWEYACSINTAEFETETLDMLTVKDMFLSLKKEIDLIKKN; this is translated from the coding sequence ATGTCAATTTTATCAGAAAACATGCGGTATCTGCGGGCTCAGCAAAAATACGCACAACAGAAAGTCGCCGACGATCTTTTAATTACGCGCGGACGGTACGCCAAATACGAAGACGGCGCCACGGAACCGCCGATTGAACTCCTGATCCGCATCTCGAAATATTACCGCGTGAGTATCGATCTGCTTGTAGGCATGGATGTGCGAAAGTATTCTCTGGACAAGATGATGAAGCTGCCCGACAACCGGACGATCCTTCCTATTATGGTGGATGAAAAAGGAGAAAATCAAATAGAAATTATCCCGGAAAAAGCCCAAATGGGCTATCTTCAGGGCTACAGCGATCCCGAGTATATTGAAAAACTTCAGACGATTTCGCTGCCTTTTCTTCGCAACGGAAAATTTCGCGCTTTCCCCGCCAGTGGAGATTCGATGCCGCCTTTTAAAAACGGAACCTTCATCGTGGGAAAATATGTGGAGAACGTTAATGATCTAAAAAAGGGAAAAACCTATATTTTCATTACCCAAAATGAAGGCGTTGTTTATAAAAGATTCGAAAAGAAAACGCCCCGAAACATCACCGTAAGTTCGGATAATCCCTTGTATAAACCGTATGACATTAAGCTTTCGGAGTTGGTAGAAATCTGGGAATACGCCTGCAGCATCAACACTGCAGAATTCGAAACCGAGACTTTGGATATGCTGACGGTGAAGGATATGTTTTTGAGTTTAAAGAAGGAGATTGATTTAATTAAGAAAAATTAA
- a CDS encoding AraC family transcriptional regulator: MTNLIKAMTIDSLNPAFSFEGEFVLLAAPDIFKIFSAQNSFKTKFYTLLIVENGSGNLMIDHEIHHLKKGRIFFIGYNQVFRFADVVDFKGEAILFTRSFYNLIYTGNRKIKDDTAFSDLPTSIDFSKGEFAHFKTGVSEIKKEFVHPALLSKEIICLLLKASMLKYIRKTENPNYIDFKTNRKNSYIEDFKNLVEVHFKDLKRTSEYSNMLTISANYLNALIKDKLDVSAEKYIQNRVILEAERLLLNTNLSVTEISFELGFSDKSHFGKYFKKITEESPNNFRKKFQATNNTF; this comes from the coding sequence ATGACAAACCTCATCAAAGCAATGACGATCGATTCTTTAAACCCTGCCTTTTCATTTGAAGGTGAATTTGTTTTGTTGGCGGCTCCGGATATTTTCAAGATATTTTCAGCGCAGAATTCCTTTAAAACCAAATTTTACACCTTATTAATTGTAGAAAATGGGTCCGGGAATTTAATGATCGATCACGAAATTCATCACCTCAAAAAGGGACGGATTTTTTTTATCGGATATAATCAGGTCTTTCGGTTTGCCGACGTGGTAGATTTTAAGGGAGAAGCCATCCTTTTTACGCGGTCTTTTTATAATTTAATCTACACCGGAAACAGGAAAATTAAGGATGACACGGCTTTCTCGGACCTTCCGACCTCCATTGATTTTTCTAAAGGCGAGTTCGCTCATTTTAAAACTGGCGTTTCGGAAATTAAGAAAGAATTTGTGCATCCGGCGCTTTTGAGCAAAGAGATTATTTGCCTTTTACTAAAGGCTTCGATGCTTAAATATATCCGGAAAACGGAGAATCCGAATTATATTGATTTTAAAACAAACCGCAAGAATTCTTATATTGAAGATTTTAAAAACCTCGTCGAAGTTCATTTTAAAGACCTCAAAAGAACCTCAGAATATTCCAATATGCTCACCATTTCTGCGAACTATCTGAATGCTTTAATAAAAGATAAACTGGATGTTTCTGCAGAAAAATACATACAAAACCGCGTGATTTTAGAAGCAGAGCGACTGCTTTTAAACACCAATTTATCGGTGACCGAAATTTCCTTTGAACTCGGTTTCTCCGATAAATCTCATTTCGGTAAATATTTTAAAAAGATAACCGAAGAAAGTCCTAATAATTTTCGAAAAAAATTTCAGGCCACCAACAACACGTTTTAA
- a CDS encoding DUF6766 family protein, which yields MLGQIIFGLQEYNKDLQEWGGSAVGYGAYLKSGHFLEATFENLESEFLQMALLVWLTIFLRQKGSSESKKCDEPNEVDREPSPLREGAPWPVRKGGFYLKLYQNSLTFTLFILFILSFLLHVYGSLKDANTENLLLGKPLEKWSDYIVDSRLWFESFQNWQSEFLSIFAIIILSIYLRQKGSSQSKPVDASYSETGE from the coding sequence ATGTTGGGTCAAATTATTTTCGGTCTGCAGGAATACAATAAAGATTTGCAGGAATGGGGGGGGAGTGCCGTGGGATATGGCGCTTATTTAAAATCCGGACATTTTTTAGAAGCCACCTTCGAAAACTTGGAAAGTGAGTTTCTGCAAATGGCACTTTTAGTTTGGCTCACTATTTTTTTGCGCCAAAAAGGCTCTTCGGAATCTAAAAAGTGCGATGAGCCCAATGAGGTCGACCGCGAACCTTCGCCTCTGCGTGAAGGCGCGCCCTGGCCCGTACGAAAAGGCGGATTTTATCTGAAATTGTACCAGAATTCGCTTACGTTTACTCTTTTTATTCTTTTCATTCTATCATTTCTCTTACATGTTTATGGAAGTTTAAAGGACGCGAATACCGAAAATCTTCTGCTGGGGAAACCGTTGGAAAAATGGAGTGATTATATTGTAGATTCGAGGTTGTGGTTTGAATCTTTTCAGAATTGGCAAAGTGAATTTCTCTCCATATTTGCCATTATTATTTTATCGATTTATCTGCGCCAAAAAGGTTCTTCCCAGTCAAAACCTGTAGATGCCTCCTATTCGGAAACCGGCGAGTAA
- the dinB gene encoding DNA polymerase IV — MERAIVHMDLDTFFVSCERLQESKLNGIPVIIGGGDRGVVASCSYEARYFGVRSAMPIKMALRLCPEAKVIRGDYERYSKFSKEVTEIIQEKVPLLEKASIDEFYMDLSGMDKFFGCYQWTREIADAVTKNTGLPISFALSTNKTVSKIGTGESKPIGRFEIPAQNIKHFLNPLSVRKIPMVGDVTFQLLSRVGIRNIKTLAEMPVLVLQQMIGKNGGELWKKANGIDLTPVVPYAERKSLSTEHTFTNDTMDVFELRRLISGMAESLAYQLRKEKWLTSTVVLKIRYANFDTETKQCKISYTSIDHTLARVALDLFEKLYTRRMRLRLVGLRFTNLVHGTYQMNLFEDSEELMNLYQAMDRMKNRFGKNALGRASGFELVC; from the coding sequence ATGGAAAGAGCAATTGTGCATATGGATTTGGATACCTTTTTTGTGTCCTGCGAAAGATTACAGGAGTCAAAACTCAACGGAATTCCCGTCATCATCGGCGGTGGCGACCGTGGAGTGGTGGCGTCCTGTTCCTATGAAGCGCGGTATTTTGGCGTGCGTTCTGCCATGCCCATTAAGATGGCTTTAAGATTATGTCCGGAAGCGAAAGTGATTCGTGGCGATTATGAACGGTACTCCAAATTCTCCAAAGAAGTTACCGAAATTATTCAGGAGAAAGTTCCCCTTTTAGAAAAAGCCAGCATCGATGAATTTTATATGGACCTCTCCGGAATGGATAAATTTTTTGGGTGTTACCAATGGACGCGCGAAATTGCCGATGCCGTCACCAAAAATACGGGGTTGCCCATCAGTTTTGCTTTGTCTACGAATAAAACGGTTTCCAAAATTGGGACAGGCGAATCTAAACCTATCGGAAGATTTGAAATTCCGGCTCAAAATATCAAACACTTTCTCAATCCTTTATCCGTGCGGAAAATTCCCATGGTTGGCGACGTGACTTTTCAGTTGCTTTCGCGCGTCGGAATCCGAAATATCAAGACCTTGGCAGAAATGCCCGTCCTGGTTTTGCAGCAAATGATCGGCAAAAATGGCGGCGAACTCTGGAAAAAAGCCAACGGAATTGATCTTACGCCTGTAGTTCCGTACGCCGAAAGAAAATCCTTGTCCACGGAACACACTTTTACGAATGACACCATGGATGTTTTCGAACTCAGAAGACTTATTTCCGGCATGGCAGAATCCTTGGCGTATCAGCTCCGAAAAGAAAAATGGCTTACGTCTACCGTTGTTTTAAAAATCCGTTACGCCAATTTCGATACGGAGACGAAGCAGTGTAAAATTTCTTATACGTCTATCGATCACACTTTAGCCAGAGTTGCCTTGGATCTATTTGAAAAACTTTACACGCGGCGAATGCGGCTGCGTTTGGTAGGTTTGCGCTTCACGAATCTCGTGCACGGAACTTATCAGATGAATTTATTTGAAGACAGCGAAGAACTCATGAATCTTTATCAGGCCATGGACCGCATGAAAAACCGCTTTGGCAAGAATGCTTTGGGGCGGGCATCCGGGTTTGAGTTGGTTTGTTGA
- a CDS encoding SemiSWEET transporter, with amino-acid sequence MNENVLGIVAGILTSVAMLPQLIKVIKEKNAEDLSWMMITILIIGLSLWVWYGIIKDELPIILSNAFAVLVNICLLFSYFKFRK; translated from the coding sequence ATGAACGAAAATGTTCTTGGGATTGTTGCAGGTATCCTCACTTCCGTAGCCATGTTGCCCCAATTGATCAAAGTGATCAAAGAAAAAAATGCCGAAGATCTTTCCTGGATGATGATCACCATTCTGATTATTGGACTTTCCTTATGGGTTTGGTACGGTATTATCAAAGATGAACTCCCCATTATTCTCTCCAACGCCTTTGCTGTTTTGGTCAATATCTGTCTTTTGTTTTCTTATTTCAAATTCCGCAAATAA
- a CDS encoding adenylyltransferase/cytidyltransferase family protein, which produces MEKSKQIVGITFSCFDLLHAGHIRMLAEAKTQCDYLIVGLQTDPTIDRPEKNKPTQTIVERYVQLHGCKFVDEIVPYATEKDLEDILKLYEIDVRIIGAEYKDKQFTGRDFCEKQGISLYFNERRHRFSSTSLRKEVYDRESLKLETAHHSVIPLAKKEGR; this is translated from the coding sequence ATGGAAAAATCTAAACAAATTGTCGGCATCACTTTCAGTTGTTTCGACCTTCTGCATGCAGGACACATTAGAATGCTTGCAGAAGCAAAAACACAGTGCGATTATTTAATCGTTGGATTGCAGACCGATCCCACCATCGACCGTCCCGAAAAGAATAAACCTACGCAAACCATTGTTGAGCGGTACGTTCAGCTGCACGGCTGTAAGTTTGTAGATGAAATTGTACCTTATGCTACCGAAAAAGATCTGGAAGATATCCTGAAACTCTATGAGATCGATGTTCGGATCATTGGCGCCGAATACAAAGACAAACAGTTTACTGGCCGGGATTTCTGCGAAAAGCAGGGGATTTCACTTTATTTTAACGAACGGCGTCACCGGTTTTCCAGTACCAGCCTTCGAAAAGAGGTATATGACCGCGAAAGTTTAAAATTGGAAACAGCGCACCACAGCGTCATTCCCTTAGCAAAAAAAGAGGGTAGATGA
- a CDS encoding helix-turn-helix domain-containing protein — MKTYTLNQVQDQLIGEIGTAERDRFEYELQMDLIGKAIKETRKERNLTQEELGKLVGVQKAQISRLESNASNATMDTLLKVFSALQAKVTLQVDLPNLNISVGK, encoded by the coding sequence ATGAAAACATATACTTTAAACCAGGTTCAGGATCAATTGATAGGAGAAATTGGAACCGCGGAACGAGACCGATTTGAGTACGAACTTCAAATGGATTTAATTGGTAAAGCTATAAAAGAAACCCGAAAAGAAAGAAACTTGACGCAGGAAGAATTAGGGAAATTAGTAGGAGTCCAAAAAGCCCAGATTTCCCGATTAGAAAGCAATGCCAGCAATGCAACCATGGATACTTTACTGAAAGTTTTCAGCGCTTTACAAGCAAAAGTTACGCTTCAGGTAGACTTGCCGAACTTAAATATCAGCGTGGGTAAATAG
- the glf gene encoding UDP-galactopyranose mutase, with amino-acid sequence MKTDILIIGAGISGATLAERYASIGKKVVIVEKRDHIAGNCFDHYDQNGILVSKYGAHLFHTNEEEVWEYVNRFSDWYKWEHKVIARVDDKTVPIPVNITTVNTLFDVNIKTEEEMQTWLNENRVAFDPAKNGEEAVLNRVGEVLYEKMFKHYTKKQWDKYPDELHASVLERIPVRHNYDDRYFSDKYQALPKKGYTKIFEKMLDHPNITVMLSTDYFDVKDQISGYEKLFYTGPIDRFFEFKNKNLDKLEYRSINFVTEQVDQEYYQENSVVNYPGQEVDFTRIIEYKHFGNQQSDKTSIVKEYTVDDGEPYYPVPNEKNQAIYDQYKKEADKLEDVYFVGRLANYKYFNMDQAFKNALDLFKTLEPAKELAI; translated from the coding sequence ATGAAAACTGATATACTTATTATTGGTGCCGGAATTTCCGGTGCTACGCTTGCAGAAAGATATGCCTCAATTGGCAAGAAAGTCGTCATCGTTGAAAAGCGGGACCACATTGCAGGAAACTGTTTCGATCATTATGATCAAAACGGAATCCTCGTCTCGAAATATGGTGCCCATCTTTTTCATACGAACGAAGAGGAAGTGTGGGAATACGTAAACCGTTTTTCCGACTGGTACAAATGGGAACATAAAGTTATCGCACGCGTGGACGACAAAACCGTTCCGATTCCTGTAAACATCACCACTGTAAATACACTTTTTGATGTTAATATCAAGACGGAAGAAGAAATGCAAACGTGGCTGAATGAAAACCGTGTGGCCTTCGATCCCGCGAAAAATGGAGAAGAGGCGGTTCTAAATCGTGTGGGCGAAGTGCTCTACGAAAAAATGTTCAAACATTACACGAAGAAGCAATGGGATAAATATCCAGATGAGTTGCACGCTTCCGTTCTGGAAAGGATTCCGGTTCGCCACAATTACGACGATCGTTATTTTTCCGACAAATATCAGGCTTTGCCCAAAAAAGGTTATACTAAAATTTTCGAAAAAATGTTGGATCATCCCAATATCACGGTGATGTTAAGCACCGATTATTTCGATGTTAAGGATCAGATTTCGGGTTACGAAAAATTATTTTATACAGGACCGATCGACCGTTTTTTCGAATTTAAGAATAAAAATTTAGATAAATTAGAGTACAGATCCATCAATTTTGTAACAGAGCAGGTGGATCAGGAATATTATCAGGAAAATTCTGTGGTCAATTATCCCGGTCAGGAAGTTGATTTTACCAGAATTATTGAATACAAACACTTCGGAAATCAACAGTCCGACAAAACAAGTATTGTTAAAGAATATACAGTAGATGATGGCGAACCGTACTATCCGGTTCCGAACGAGAAAAATCAGGCCATCTACGATCAGTACAAAAAAGAAGCAGATAAGCTGGAAGACGTTTATTTTGTGGGCCGCCTCGCCAATTACAAATATTTCAATATGGACCAGGCTTTCAAAAATGCGCTGGATCTCTTCAAAACTTTGGAACCGGCAAAAGAATTAGCAATATGA
- a CDS encoding type II toxin-antitoxin system RelE/ParE family toxin, giving the protein MVNRFEIIFLEEAFEFLKTLEKKHYEKILYNIRKSQINKDPELFKKLTNDIWEFRTLYQGLQYRFLAFWDKTSTIETLIISTHGFIKKTSKVPENEIKKATNARTKYFAEQQNSKK; this is encoded by the coding sequence ATGGTAAATCGATTCGAAATTATTTTTTTAGAAGAAGCCTTTGAGTTCTTAAAGACGCTCGAAAAAAAGCATTATGAAAAAATACTTTATAATATCCGTAAGTCCCAGATAAATAAGGATCCTGAACTCTTTAAAAAATTAACGAATGATATTTGGGAATTTAGAACGCTTTATCAAGGACTTCAGTATCGGTTTCTGGCATTTTGGGATAAAACTTCCACCATCGAAACACTCATTATTTCAACTCATGGATTTATAAAAAAGACAAGCAAAGTTCCTGAGAATGAAATTAAGAAAGCTACAAACGCAAGAACGAAATATTTTGCAGAACAACAAAACAGTAAAAAATGA
- a CDS encoding glycosyltransferase — translation MKTEASSRGGASTYDMIVFCHLRWDFVYQRPQHILSRLSKEYKILVVEEPVHFESMKKSTFEIREINSQIHVCQPHVSDMEEIGPYLKKHLKNTVFSVGWFYSAAFVSVLDTLECETVVYDCMDELTLFKGASQKLVDQENLLLSAADVVYTGGKSLYESKKLKHHNVFCFPSSVDIAHFSGAKDKVSTMPEDLKGISTPIVGYYGVIDERIDLRLLKNAAAKSPNYSFVMIGPICKIEESDLPRAKNIHYLGMKSYEELPNYLQYFDVAMMPFALNDSTKFISPTKTLEYMAAGKPIISTRIKDVERDYSDCVMLVNSSDEFTLALKFPMQNFEEKYKSILEKTSWNATVEKMNSMIKKVIA, via the coding sequence ATGAAAACAGAAGCCTCATCGAGGGGTGGTGCGTCCACGTACGATATGATCGTTTTTTGTCATTTACGCTGGGATTTCGTTTACCAAAGACCGCAGCATATTCTAAGCCGTCTCTCAAAAGAGTACAAAATTTTAGTAGTTGAAGAACCGGTTCATTTCGAGTCGATGAAAAAATCAACTTTTGAAATTCGCGAGATCAATTCGCAAATCCATGTATGTCAACCGCATGTTTCGGATATGGAAGAGATTGGCCCTTACCTTAAAAAACACTTAAAAAATACCGTTTTCTCCGTTGGCTGGTTTTATTCCGCAGCCTTTGTGTCCGTGCTCGATACTTTGGAATGTGAAACCGTGGTGTATGATTGTATGGATGAGTTGACACTCTTCAAAGGAGCCTCTCAAAAATTGGTTGATCAGGAAAATCTTCTCCTTAGCGCCGCAGATGTGGTGTACACGGGTGGAAAATCCTTATACGAATCAAAAAAATTAAAACATCACAATGTCTTCTGCTTCCCAAGTTCTGTGGATATTGCGCACTTTTCCGGTGCTAAAGATAAAGTCTCCACAATGCCAGAAGATCTCAAAGGAATTTCTACGCCCATCGTTGGCTATTATGGCGTGATCGACGAGCGAATCGATCTTCGGCTGCTCAAAAATGCTGCCGCGAAGTCGCCCAATTATTCTTTTGTGATGATCGGTCCGATTTGTAAAATTGAAGAATCAGATTTGCCAAGGGCGAAAAATATTCATTATCTGGGTATGAAGTCCTACGAAGAGCTGCCGAATTATCTTCAGTATTTTGATGTTGCAATGATGCCTTTTGCTTTAAATGATTCCACGAAATTCATCAGTCCTACAAAAACGCTGGAATATATGGCTGCCGGAAAACCAATAATTTCTACGCGCATTAAGGATGTTGAAAGAGATTACAGCGATTGCGTGATGCTGGTCAACAGTTCTGATGAATTTACGCTGGCTTTAAAATTTCCTATGCAGAATTTTGAAGAGAAATATAAATCCATTCTGGAAAAAACTTCCTGGAATGCGACGGTGGAGAAAATGAATTCAATGATTAAAAAAGTGATTGCCTGA